A region of Anopheles merus strain MAF chromosome 2R, AmerM5.1, whole genome shotgun sequence DNA encodes the following proteins:
- the LOC121589808 gene encoding uncharacterized protein LOC121589808: MELYDTLREAVRLMHRAYSVQLLSMTVSNIPSPTLALFAMYRSFMTSNYDMQNLIITMAASSMMYLMAYFLLIFLSTSIKYETQRLIECFHHFTNLNNVEFESMIKVSADEVNRDNVALHVGPVELNWKLAFSMIGTIISYLIILIQFDRTSAG; this comes from the exons ATGGAGTTGTACGATACACTGCGAGAAGCTGTGCGCCTTATGCATAGAGCGTACTCAGTACAGCTGCTTAGTATGACTGTTTCAAATATTCCGTCTCCTACATTGGCATTGTTTGCGATGTATCGTTCATTTATGACGTCAAACTATGACATGCAGAACTTGATTATTACCATGGCTGCATCGAGCATGATGTATTTGATGGCCTACTTTTTGCTGATCTTTCTTTCCACCAGTATCAAGTATGAG ACTCAACGACTGATTGAatgttttcatcattttacCAACCTTAACAATGTTGAATTCGAAAGCATGATCAAGGTCAGCGCTGATGAAGTAAACCGCGACAATGTAGCACTTCATGTGGGACCAGTGGAACTGAACTGGAAGCTAGCTTTTTCT ATGATTGGCACTATAATTTCCTATCTAATAATTCTGATTCAATTCGACCGCACCAGTGCGGGATAG
- the LOC121589804 gene encoding aminomethyltransferase, mitochondrial, producing the protein MQSSILRHVVRSGYSRASGPATRIALIRHLSTDKTPSRTALYEFHQKHGGKLVDFAGYWLPVQYNDQSIIKSHLYTRQYGSIFDVSHMLQTYLKGKDVISCFESICTADIKGLRNGTGTLTVFTNSSGGILDDLIVNRVADDVLYVVSNASRKDVDMANISNAVSSFKTNGKDVSVQFLSSDDQSLLAVQGPNAVKTLQKLCSKDLSQLFFMNTTTDTIAGVEGCRITRCGYTGEDGVEISIPSAQAEHIATALLDPTIGNLKMAGLGARDSLRVEAGLCLYGNDIDETTTPVEANLLWLVAKPRRVENNFPGSDKINAQIKNGVTRRRVGFKMDSGAAPARQHVEIYNNEQQKVGEITSGCPSPCLQQNIAMGYIREEYKKLGTEITLKVRDKHYHSAVAKMPFVATHYYQAPK; encoded by the exons ATGCAAAGTTCCATTCTTCGCCATGTGGTGCGATCGGGATATAGCCGTGCCTCCGGTCCTGCCACCCGCATAGCACTAATCAGACACCTTTCCACGGATAAAACTCCAAGCCGAACAGCTCTCTACGAATTCCATCAGAAACATGGTGGGAAATTGGTGGATTTTGCCGGCTACTGGCTACCGGTGCAGTATAACGATCAGAGCATTATTAAGTCGCACCTATACACACGGCAGTATGGCTCCATCTTTGACGTTTCTCATATGCTGCAGACGTATCTGAAAG GCAAGGATGTGATCAGCTGCTTCGAATCCATCTGCACAGCAGATATCAAGGGCTTGCGCAATGGAACCGGCACACTCACAGTGTTCACCAACAGCTCCGGAGGCATTCTAGATGATTTGATCGTTAACCGAGTTGCGGATGATGTTCTGTACGTCGTATCAAACGCATCAAGGAAAGATGTTGATATGGCCAACATATCGAACGCCGTCTCGTCCTTCAAAACCAATGGGAAAGATGTGTCAGTGCAGTTTCTTTCCTCCGACGATCAGTCGCTTCTGGCCGTCCAGGGACCGAACGCTGTCAAAACATTGCAGAAACTATGCTCGAAAGATCTTTCGCAATTGTTTTTCATGAACACCACCACTGACACGATCGCAGGTGTAGAAGGCTGTCGTATAACGCGCTGCGGTTACACGGGTGAGGATGGGGTTGAAATCTCGATTCCTTCAGCGCAAGCAGAACATATTGCTACAGCTTTGCTCGACCCAACCATTGGCAATCTAAAAATGGCCGGTCTGGGAGCACGAGACTCACTGCGCGTTGAAGCCGGTCTCTGTCTTTACGGCAACGATATCGATGAGACTACGACACCGGTCGAAGCTAATTTGCTGTGGTTGGTGGCGAAGCCGCGGCGTGTCGAGAACAACTTTCCGGGATCGGACAAAATCAACgctcaaataaaaaatggtgTCACACGCCGACGGGTAGGCTTCAAGATGGATTCCGGAGCTGCTCCGGCACGACAACACGTAGAAATCTACAACAATGAACAGCAGAAGGTTGGTGAAATTACTAGTGGCTGCCCCAGTCCATGCTTGCAGCAAAACATAGCGATGGGCTACATTCGCGAAGAATACAAAAAGCTTGGAACAGAAATTACCCTGAAAGTTCGCGATAAGCATTACCACAGTGCTGTGGCAAAGATGCCATTCGTAGCAACACACTATTATCAGGCGCCAAAATAA